From the Clupea harengus chromosome 15, Ch_v2.0.2, whole genome shotgun sequence genome, one window contains:
- the si:dkey-221h15.4 gene encoding epidermal retinol dehydrogenase 2: MHNRVIQCLEGFLLNLCCLKDFFELIFGAIFYFFESFVRLFVKPLPKDVEGEIVLVTGAAQGIGKFIAKEFGRHGATLVLWDVNWEVLDQTARELRRILDVRVYAYACDCSRRTEVYKVAEQVKREVGDVSILVNNAGVVTGKYTFSEAPDNLVDRTLRVNVAAHFWTYKAFLPPMISRNHGHLVCIACHGGLFAMNGLSDYCASKFAAVGFAESIALELLVLKKEGIKTTIVCPYLINTTMFGGCQTKWPSFLPIIDKKDAAKKIVDAVLRERMYVLIPSSLYFLVAIKSFMPAKLGIIFVNFFGGLDLMDRFRGVPAPIVTYKKRQRETSINEDPPIYYN, from the exons ATGCATAACAGGGTCATCCAGTGTTTAGAAGGCTTTCTGTTGAATCTATGCTGCCTGAAGGATTTTTTTGAGCTTATTTTTGGAGCAATCTTTTACTTTTTCGAGTCATTTGTGCGGCTGTTTGTCAAGCCACTCCCAAAggatgtggagggagagattgtACTAGTGACAGGAGCAGCTCAGGGTATTGGTAAGTTCATAGCGAAGGAATTCGGACGCCACGGGGCTACTTTGGTTCTCTGGGATGTCAACTGGGAAGTCCTAGATCAGACAGCCCGGGAACTCAGACGAATCCTGGATGTACGTGTCTATGCCTACGCTTGTGACTGCAGTCGTCGCACAGAAGTCTACAAAGTTGCAGAGCAG GTAAAAAGGGAAGTTGGGGATGTGTCCATACTGGTGAACAACGCAGGAGTCGTCACTGGAAAATATACATTCTCAGAGGCCCCCGACAATTTAGTGGACAGAACTCTCCGAGTGAATGTTGCAGCTCACTTCTGG ACCTATAAAGCATTCCTCCCCCCAATGATATCACGAAACCATGGGCATCTTGTGTGTATTGCATGTCATGGTGGACTGTTTGCTATGAATGGATTATCAG ACTACTGTGCCAGCAAATTCGCAGCTGTGGGATTTGCTGAGTCTATTGCTCTGGAGCTTCTTGTCCTGAAGAAGGAAGGCATTAAAACCACAATAGTGTGCCCTTACTTGATCAATACAACCATGTTTGGAGGATGTCAGACGAA atgGCCATCTTTTCTGCCTATTATTGATAAGAAAGATGCAGCAAAGAAGATAGTCGATGcagttttgagagagagaatgtatgtctTGATACCATCCAGTTTGTACTTCCTTGTGGCTATTAAGAG CTTCATGCCTGCCAAACTGGGAATCATCTTCGTCAACTTTTTTGGAGGGCTGGACTTGATGGATCGGTTCAGAGGCGTTCCAGCGCCAATTGTCACATACAAGAAACGTCAAAGAGAAACCAGCATCAATGAAGATCCACCAATCTATTAcaactaa